A window from Chiroxiphia lanceolata isolate bChiLan1 chromosome 3, bChiLan1.pri, whole genome shotgun sequence encodes these proteins:
- the LOC116784996 gene encoding endogenous retrovirus group K member 8 Gag polyprotein-like, translated as MGSKMSSEQKTVYKQMKCLLKQHGLEIEDPSLQNLLLWALQNHPGLNATNVFDDVEWDLIGVRLSDSATKGDKQAASLLGTWRAVFQTLNSHTAKKSLPSESVITDDSSHPPESAAEEELAPPPIPRVHAAGECQNSGGSSAPLSLNNSKVPTAQGPNENSRDFNPFDSKKELSLCLPDPRDRWAQVRQEAAAAGDIEILQYLPHPPRWENIPYQVVKELQKSVTDHGLTVPFTMRRLEIVFDSFTLIPLDCEAIARIILTALQFSIFKTEWSYLAERAAAENATSLNLNNLTAQPIISMEMLLGTGPFATPAAQAQLPIHVLNEAKRLACRAFRSVPEAGTARLSFVTILQGPQETFMEFTNRLKDAIDKQVGNDTAGEILFKHFAIKNANIDCQKMLQALQNPTISEMLRACQNVGSHSHEMTALAEALSALRGSSSSQLCYGCGQPGHFRKHCPNKKPTRQPGLCLRCRKGFHYAKECRSKFTREGKLLPPQGRGKEQSGNLKVSASGPHAMAASAPEFQPSHSY; from the coding sequence ATGGGATCCAAAATGTCCTCAGAACAAAAGACAGTTTACAAACAGATGAAATGCCTGCTTAAACAACATGGGCTCGAAATAGAAGACCCTTCTTTGCAAAATTTACTCCTGTGGGCACTGCAGAATCATCCCGGGTTGAATGCTACTAATGTCTTTGATGACGTGGAATGGGATCTCATTGGTGTCAGGCTATCGGACTCTGCGACAAAGGGAGACAAACAGGCTGCCAGCCTTCTCGGAACCTGGAGGGCAGTCTTTCAGACTTTAAATTCCCACACAGCTAAAAAGTCGTTACCCTCTGAATCTGTCATTACCGATGACTCCAGCCACCCACCAGAGAGTGCGGCAGAGGAGGAGCTTGCCCCACCCCCCATACCACGGGTACACGCTGCGGGGGAGTGCCAAAATAGCGGCGGCTCCTCTGCACCCCTGTCACTGAACAACTCTAAAGTCCCTACTGCCCAGGGCCCTAATGAAAATTCAAGGGATTTCAATCCCTTTGACTCTAAAAAGGAGCTCAGTTTATGTCTTCCTGACCCTCGTGATAGATGGGCACAAGTgaggcaggaggctgctgcagcaggagacatAGAAATATTGCAATATCTTCCTCATCCGCCCCGCTGGGAAAATATTCCGTATCAAGTCGTAAAAGAATTGCAAAAGTCAGTCACTGATCATGGCTTAACTGTTCCGTTTACAATGAGGCGGTTAGAGATTGTGTTTGATTCCTTTACTTTAATCCCACTTGATTGCGAAGCAATTGCAAGAATTATTCTCACTGCACTgcaatttagtatttttaaaactgagtgGAGTTATTTGGCtgagagagctgctgcagaaaatgcAACCAGTCTAAATCTAAATAATCTAACAGCACAGCCTATAATTAGTATGGAAATGCTTCTGGGGACAGGACCCTTTGCCACTCCAGCAGCGCAAGCCCAACTGCCAATTCATGTTCTGAACGAAGCTAAAAGGCTAGCTTGTCGAGCTTTTCGCAGTGTTCCGGAGGCTGGGACGGCTCGTCTGTCTTTTGTTACTATTCTTCAGGGACCGCAAGAAACATTTATGGAATTCACTAATCGTTTAAAAGATGCAATTGACAAACAAGTTGGGAATGATACGGCAGGAGAGATTTTGTTCAAACACTTTGCAATAAAGAATGCTAATATAGATTGCCAAAAAATGTTACAAGCCTTACAGAACCCCACAATTTCGGAAATGCTTCGAGCCTGTCAAAATGTGGGTTCACATTCTCATGAAATGACTGCTTTAGCCGAAGCATTATCCGCTTTAAGAGGATCTTCTTCGTCTCAGCTATGCTATGGCTGTGGTCAGCCTGGACATTTTAGAAAGCATTGTCCGAACAAAAAACCTACCAGACAGCCTGGTTTATGCCTGCGCTGCCGCAAAGGTTTTCATTATGCTAAAGAGTGCCGCTCAAAATTTACCCGGGAAGGTAAACTGCTTCCTCCACAGGGAAGGGGTAAAGAACAGTCGGGAAACTTAAAGGTGAGTGCGTCGGGACCCCATGCGATGGCAGCAAGTGCTCCCGAGTTTCAGCCCAGCCACTCGTACTAG